A region of the Mesoterricola sediminis genome:
GCGGAACGCCCCGCGGCCCGGGCGAGCTCGAGGGCGGGGGTCACGAGCCCCTGCCGGCGCCTGTCGTGGATCTGGGCCAGGCGAACCACCCGCACATCGCCGCCCCGGGCCGCCACGGCGTCCGCCGCCTCCTCCGAGGCGGCGCGGGGGATGGCCCCGGAGGGGGCCGGGGGATCCGATTCCAGGGCGGTCCGCCCGGGCCGCGTCACCCCCATGCCGGTGCCGGAGGTGACGATCAGGGGGCGGTCCGAGCCGGCCAGGGCCGCGCCCAGGGCCTCGACGACCCGGCGGTCCGCCTCACAGTTGGCCTCATACCGGGAGAAATCGTGGTTGAAGGCGGTGTGGATCACCGCATCGGCCCGGGCGGCGGCCTCCCCCAGGCCCGCCAGGTCCTCCAGGTCGCCGCGCTGGACCTGGGCCCCGGCCCGGGCGAGGGCTTCGGCCCCCGCGTCGGAGCGGGCCAGGCCCAGCACCTGGTGGCCCGCGTCCAGCAGTTCCGGCACGAGGGCCGAGCCGATGAACCCCGTGGCGCCGGTCAAGAAGATCCGCATGGTCCTGCCTCCAGACGTCGACGCGCCGCCGGAAGGGCGGCGCAGACCCAGGATGGGGGGCGCGGCCAGGACGATCCAGGGTGTATAGTCCATATCTTCTATGTGATCGTCCAGAAGCCATGGATCCCCTCTCCTCCGTCCTCACCCTCCTGAAGCCCCGCAGCTACATGGCCGGCGGCCTGGACATGGGCGAGCCCTGGTCCCTGGCCTTCGGCCGCTACGAAGGGGTCAAGTTCCACGCCCTGGTGTCGGGCGCGTGCTGGCTGGCGGTGGAGGGCGTCGCGGCGCCCCTGCGGATCGCGGCGGGCGACGGCATTCTGTTGCCCTCCGGCCGCCCGTTCCGCATGGCCAGCGACCTGGCCCTGCCCCCCGTGGAGGCCCTGTCCGTCATCCCCCAGCCCTTGAACGGCGGGATCTTCACGTACCACGGCGGCGGCGCCTGTCTGGGCCTGGGCGGCC
Encoded here:
- a CDS encoding SDR family oxidoreductase, with product MRIFLTGATGFIGSALVPELLDAGHQVLGLARSDAGAEALARAGAQVQRGDLEDLAGLGEAAARADAVIHTAFNHDFSRYEANCEADRRVVEALGAALAGSDRPLIVTSGTGMGVTRPGRTALESDPPAPSGAIPRAASEEAADAVAARGGDVRVVRLAQIHDRRRQGLVTPALELARAAGRSAYVGDGGNRWPAAHRLDTARLYRLVLERGEAGGRYHAVAEEGVPFRAIAEAIGEALRVPVTALAPAEAEGHFGWLAAFAAWDIPASSARTREALGWAPTGPGLLEDLRNLTA